One stretch of Prunus persica cultivar Lovell chromosome G1, Prunus_persica_NCBIv2, whole genome shotgun sequence DNA includes these proteins:
- the LOC18789027 gene encoding heavy metal-associated isoprenylated plant protein 32 translates to MSKEEFLKIQKCVLKVNIHCDGCKQKVKKILQKIDGVFTTDIDAEQGKVTVSGNVDPSILIKKLAKSGKHAELWGAPKANNNNNQSHMANQLKNMQIDNGKGGNNKAQKGGGGNNQPKGGGGNNQPKGGQPGQQQQQQQQQLQQQQQLQQQQQQQHLQQLKQLQQLQQMKGFQDLNLPQLKGMQMPPFKGPDPNPNQKAVKFNLREDEDLSDDDYDDLDDEDYDDEDYDDEFDDDMDDPHHPLNKMKPVMGNGKVPNMMAMMNGNLPQMMNMNAAQKGGNGGQNGGGGGGGGGGNGKKGGGGPVPVQVNMGGGNNEGKNGGGKKGGGGGDHNQNQGGGGGKNGGKNGGFPSDGKNGGGAINKGGPNANINNANGGKKGGGGGGGGGGGGMSEAQAMSNAFHSMGGRPQGMPGGGNMGQVANMNNMAMGPMGGMPMSQMGNIPAVQGLPAAPMNGGGGGGGAGYFQGAGPEAMPGNPFQQQQYLQAVMNQQRAMGNERFSPMVYARPPPAVNYMPAGPPPPYYPYPPPPPAGEYTHFFSDENTSSCNVM, encoded by the exons ATGAGTAAAGAAGAGTTCTTGAAGATCCAG AAATGTGTTCTCAAAGTGAACATACACTGTGATGGTTGCAAgcagaaagtgaagaaaatctTACAGAAAATTGATG gAGTTTTCACCACCGACATAGATGCAGAGCAGGGGAAGGTGACTGTCTCAGGAAATGTAGACCCTTCCATTCTCATTAAGAAGCTTGCAAAATCTGGCAAACATGCAGAGCTCTGGGGTGCTCCAAAGGctaataacaacaacaaccagAGCCACATGGCCAATCAGCTCAAAAACATGCAAATCGACAATGGCAAAGGTGGAAACAACAAAGCCCAGAAGGGTGGTGGTGGAAACAACCAGCCCAAGGGTGGTGGTGGCAACAACCAGCCCAAGGGTGGTCAACCAGGccaacaacagcagcagcaacagcagcaacttcagcaacagcagcaacttcagcagcagcagcagcagcaacatcTTCAGCAACTTAAGCAGCTTCAGCAGCTTCAGCAAATGAAAGGGTTCCAAGATCTGAACCTCCCCCAATTGAAGGGCATGCAAATGCCTCCTTTCAAGGGCCCAGACCCAAACCCCAACCAGAAGGCTGTGAAATTCAACTTGCGTGAGGATGAGGATTTGAGTGATGATGATTATGATGACCTTGATGATGAGGACTATGATGATGAGGACTAtgatgatgagtttgatgATGACATGGATGACCCCCATCATCCTCTCAATAAGATGAAACCTGTGATGGGTAATGGTAAGGTGCCTAATATGATGGCGATGATGAATGGGAACCTTCCACAGATGATGAATATGAATGCTGCCCAAAAGGGTGGGAATGGTGGTCAAAATGGAGGTGGCggtgggggtgggggtgggggtAATGGGAAAAAGGGTGGTGGTGGGCCTGTGCCTGTTCAGGTGAATATGGGTGGTGGGAACAATGAGGGTAAAAATGGAGGAGGAAAGaagggtggtggtggaggagatcacaatcaaaatcaaggtggtggaggtggaaaAAATGGAGGCAAAAATGGGGGATTTCCCTCAGATGGTAAAAATGGTGGTGGAGCAATTAACAAGGGTGGTCCTAATGCAAACATCAATAACGCCAATGGGGGCAAAAAGGGGGGCGGTGGAGGCGGAGGCGGTGGCGGTGGAGGAATGAGTGAAGCTCAAGCTATGAGCAATGCTTTTCACAGCATGGGTGGGCGCCCCCAGGGCATGCCTGGAGGAGGTAATATGGGTCAGGTGGCCAACATGAACAACATGGCAATGGGGCCAATGGGTGGCATGCCAATGAGCCAAATGGGCAACATTCCAGCTGTTCAAGGCCTGCCGGCAGCACCGATGAATGGTGGCGGTGGCGGAGGCGGGGCCGGCTACTTCCAAGGAGCTGGGCCCGAGGCCATGCCTGGAAACCCCTTCCAGCAACAACAATACTTGCAAGCTGTGATGAACCAGCAAAGGGCAATGGGCAATGAGAGGTTTTCGCC